A genomic window from Rhodococcus sp. KBS0724 includes:
- a CDS encoding MFS transporter: MRHEGSTTEQLALPARTVRKVMLRFMPVIGLAYIVLYLDRLNIGVAALTMNKELGISASMFGFAAGIYFWSYTICEPPSNYILTKVGARRWITRIMITWGIVTIGTAFVQGASGLVAARFLLGIAEAGFSPGMLFFVSKWFPNRDRGKAMAWIVTFICFSGLGTPITTHLMAIDGFLGLSGWRWVFILTGVPAVVMAFVIYKVLRDKPSEAEFLTEEERGWLTDTLEAEAQEREAVVGKHSFLQGLVHPRVLVLIAVFICFTFSLNGFQIWMPQIYAQFGMTTTQIGWVAALPALIAIGPMIWWTRHSDRAGERPVHFAIAASVAALGFAIAALFFTTPVVAIFGFCIAGIGLYSSMSIFITMPSSFLTGAALAAGFGVINGMGNLGGYFGPQVTGWIKDATNSFTPAIGVYSGVLAMAALIVLILKLLTRKADKANAQLTLDYRSERDAGTLVTPEQG; the protein is encoded by the coding sequence ATGCGTCACGAAGGAAGTACCACCGAGCAGCTCGCACTACCGGCCAGGACGGTCCGGAAAGTCATGCTCCGTTTCATGCCGGTCATCGGATTGGCCTACATCGTCCTGTATCTCGATAGATTGAATATCGGTGTCGCAGCATTGACGATGAACAAGGAACTCGGCATATCTGCATCGATGTTCGGGTTCGCTGCCGGGATCTATTTCTGGAGCTACACGATCTGCGAACCGCCGAGCAACTACATTCTCACGAAGGTCGGCGCGCGCCGCTGGATCACCAGAATCATGATCACGTGGGGGATCGTCACCATCGGAACGGCATTCGTGCAAGGGGCTTCGGGCCTGGTCGCGGCACGATTCCTACTCGGTATCGCCGAGGCCGGATTCTCGCCCGGAATGCTGTTCTTCGTATCGAAGTGGTTCCCTAATCGTGACCGGGGCAAGGCGATGGCCTGGATCGTCACGTTCATCTGTTTTTCGGGGCTGGGTACGCCGATCACTACGCATCTGATGGCTATCGACGGATTTCTCGGGCTTTCGGGTTGGCGGTGGGTCTTCATTCTCACGGGCGTCCCGGCTGTCGTGATGGCCTTCGTGATCTACAAGGTTCTGCGTGACAAGCCTTCCGAGGCCGAGTTTCTCACCGAAGAAGAACGTGGTTGGCTCACCGACACTCTCGAAGCCGAGGCGCAGGAGCGTGAAGCGGTAGTCGGTAAGCACAGTTTCCTGCAGGGCCTAGTGCATCCACGTGTCCTTGTTCTGATCGCCGTCTTCATCTGTTTCACATTCAGTCTCAACGGGTTCCAGATCTGGATGCCACAGATCTATGCGCAGTTCGGGATGACCACCACGCAGATCGGCTGGGTTGCCGCGTTGCCTGCTCTGATCGCGATCGGGCCGATGATCTGGTGGACACGGCATTCGGACCGCGCCGGTGAACGTCCCGTGCACTTTGCCATAGCGGCGTCGGTGGCCGCGCTCGGATTTGCCATCGCCGCACTGTTTTTCACCACTCCCGTCGTCGCGATCTTCGGATTCTGCATCGCTGGTATCGGTCTCTACAGTTCGATGAGCATTTTCATCACCATGCCGTCCAGCTTCCTTACCGGCGCCGCTCTTGCTGCCGGATTCGGAGTGATCAACGGAATGGGCAATCTCGGTGGCTATTTCGGCCCTCAGGTGACCGGCTGGATCAAGGATGCGACCAACAGTTTCACGCCGGCCATCGGCGTGTACTCCGGGGTGCTCGCCATGGCGGCACTGATCGTGCTGATCCTCAAGCTACTCACGAGGAAAGCCGACAAGGCGAATGCTCAACTGACGCTGGACTACCGGTCGGAACGGGACGCAGGCACTCTCGTCACACCCGAGCAGGGTTGA
- a CDS encoding VOC family protein has translation MSKYFGPLRQLGYVVRDIDSALKYWIDVVGVGPFFFVEDQPLNDFVFRGEPSAPRFSVALAHSGSAQIELIQQHNNEPSAFREFTDRGLEGLQHVAYWTTDFDRHLTESKQRGLVELQSGRSGSGAPDERFVYFEESVYPGTVVELSEVSGRKGNLFRAIEAASQGWDGSDPIRDMRKVL, from the coding sequence GTGAGTAAATACTTTGGGCCATTGCGCCAATTGGGCTACGTCGTGCGCGACATCGACAGTGCCCTGAAATACTGGATCGACGTGGTCGGCGTCGGACCGTTCTTCTTCGTGGAGGACCAACCCTTGAACGACTTCGTCTTTCGCGGCGAACCGAGTGCACCGCGATTCAGTGTTGCGCTCGCGCACAGCGGTAGTGCACAGATCGAACTGATTCAGCAGCACAACAACGAACCGTCGGCATTCCGCGAGTTCACCGATCGTGGTCTCGAAGGACTTCAGCATGTCGCCTACTGGACTACGGATTTCGATCGCCATCTGACGGAATCCAAGCAGCGCGGACTCGTCGAACTGCAGAGCGGACGCTCCGGCAGTGGTGCTCCCGACGAACGCTTCGTCTACTTCGAGGAAAGTGTGTACCCGGGAACCGTCGTCGAACTCTCCGAGGTCAGTGGGCGCAAGGGGAATCTGTTTCGCGCCATCGAGGCGGCATCGCAGGGATGGGATGGGTCTGACCCCATTCGCGACATGCGGAAGGTGCTGTAG
- a CDS encoding SDR family NAD(P)-dependent oxidoreductase — MSRKVAIVTGGASGIGLATCRRFVAQGWNVVSADLSHAPGDGVASADNRSIDIRTDVTDEGDLRRLRDVAEGAFGRVDAVVTSAGTADNAPVRQTTPERFRRTLELNLVSTFAVVREFVDLLAADGGGSVVTIASVSGLRGSVDRASYSASKGGVIALTTQLAIELASEGIRVNCVAPGSTLTPLARRAQSPDMQRAILESIPMHRYADPNEIAEVVTFVAGPAAGFVTGQTWTVDGGQSMGAGWNLPKDRHDN, encoded by the coding sequence GTGAGCCGAAAGGTAGCAATCGTGACGGGCGGCGCTTCCGGGATCGGGCTGGCTACATGCAGGCGCTTTGTCGCCCAAGGCTGGAACGTCGTGTCCGCAGATCTGTCGCACGCACCTGGCGACGGTGTTGCGTCTGCGGACAATCGGTCGATCGACATTCGGACGGACGTCACCGATGAGGGTGATCTCCGCCGACTGCGTGACGTCGCCGAAGGAGCGTTCGGCCGCGTCGACGCCGTCGTGACCTCCGCCGGAACTGCGGACAACGCTCCGGTTCGCCAGACGACACCCGAACGATTCAGACGAACACTCGAACTGAATCTGGTCTCCACGTTCGCCGTTGTACGTGAGTTCGTGGACCTACTCGCTGCCGACGGCGGCGGGTCGGTAGTCACGATCGCCTCGGTATCGGGTCTGCGCGGCAGTGTCGACCGGGCGTCGTATTCGGCTTCGAAGGGCGGAGTGATCGCCCTGACCACTCAGCTCGCGATAGAGCTGGCAAGTGAGGGCATCCGCGTGAATTGTGTGGCCCCCGGATCCACACTGACACCCTTGGCGCGGCGTGCGCAGAGTCCTGACATGCAACGCGCGATCCTGGAATCCATTCCGATGCACCGCTATGCCGACCCGAACGAGATCGCCGAAGTCGTGACGTTTGTCGCCGGTCCCGCTGCCGGTTTCGTGACCGGTCAGACCTGGACGGTTGACGGTGGTCAGTCGATGGGCGCCGGCTGGAATCTACCGAAGGATCGTCATGACAACTGA
- a CDS encoding 3-keto-5-aminohexanoate cleavage protein — translation MTTDQWTATTDKPVVIGVHVNENTMREPNPHIPWTPDEIAQTARACEDAGASVMHFHGRTVDGGADHSAATYGAIIERVRAVSNLLLAPSMANVPGRTVDERLANLAPNQTNPNTRSDFLVIDMGCAAMDLIDSKTGHYVTDSAVFVNDTRTQIELLSRAAELGMAPYLTSFNVSWTRAIVAHARSQSLALPLVVAFILGGDEFPAAHPATVAGVRAQLDLLPPDLPMEWIVSAYRGNVLAAAEESIRRGGHVAIGAGDYHYAELGHPSTPDLVKEVAAIARRYGREPATPDQARRILGVDVHASR, via the coding sequence ATGACAACTGATCAATGGACCGCTACGACAGACAAGCCGGTGGTCATCGGTGTTCACGTCAACGAAAACACCATGCGCGAACCAAATCCCCACATACCGTGGACACCTGACGAAATTGCGCAGACCGCGCGAGCGTGCGAGGACGCGGGAGCATCGGTGATGCACTTTCACGGGCGAACGGTGGACGGCGGCGCCGATCACTCGGCGGCGACATACGGTGCGATCATCGAGCGAGTTCGCGCGGTGTCGAATCTTCTGCTCGCACCGTCCATGGCAAACGTCCCCGGGCGCACAGTCGACGAGCGACTGGCGAATCTTGCTCCGAATCAAACGAATCCGAATACACGTTCCGACTTCTTGGTCATCGACATGGGTTGCGCGGCGATGGACCTGATCGACTCGAAAACCGGTCACTACGTCACCGACTCCGCTGTCTTCGTCAACGACACCCGAACGCAGATCGAACTTCTCTCCCGAGCGGCCGAACTGGGAATGGCGCCGTACCTGACGTCGTTCAACGTCAGTTGGACACGCGCCATCGTTGCACATGCCAGATCGCAGAGTCTGGCATTGCCGTTGGTCGTTGCGTTCATCCTCGGCGGCGACGAGTTCCCGGCGGCGCATCCCGCTACTGTCGCCGGGGTGCGTGCACAATTGGACCTACTGCCACCAGATCTGCCGATGGAGTGGATCGTGTCCGCCTATCGCGGCAATGTCCTTGCAGCAGCAGAGGAATCGATCAGGCGCGGCGGCCATGTGGCGATCGGTGCGGGTGACTATCACTACGCGGAACTGGGACATCCGTCGACACCTGACTTGGTGAAGGAAGTTGCGGCTATCGCTCGCCGGTACGGTCGCGAACCCGCAACTCCGGACCAGGCGCGTCGGATTCTGGGGGTGGATGTTCATGCGAGTCGTTGA
- a CDS encoding dihydroxyacetone kinase subunit DhaK, with the protein MSSHVVNRPENVVREALEGLQILYPTTISYHRDPTFVTRAQGSRGKVALVSGGGAGHEPLHSGFVGLGMLDAAVPGAVFASPTAFQIRAAVEAVENGQGALLIVKNYTGDKLNFSIAAELLGTERQLEIVVVDDDLATVSTDNDGPGRRGTAAVIAVEKICGAAAERGFALAEVAELGRRVVSASATLSAAFRSCTPPGQTRPSFELAPGEMEFGVGIHGERGRETRPAVTAAELVEQLAAPIVEAISAERGGGVIAIVNGLGATHDLELAIATAELKSFLDGAGIALDRVIAGSFVTALDMHGLSITLVRSTDEFLDLWDAPVRTAALSW; encoded by the coding sequence ATGAGCAGCCACGTTGTCAACCGGCCCGAAAATGTTGTGCGAGAAGCACTTGAAGGTCTTCAGATTCTTTATCCGACCACGATCTCGTATCACCGAGACCCGACTTTCGTGACGCGGGCGCAGGGCAGTCGAGGCAAAGTTGCCCTCGTGTCCGGCGGCGGTGCCGGACACGAACCGCTGCATTCGGGATTTGTGGGGCTGGGCATGCTCGACGCGGCCGTTCCCGGAGCGGTCTTTGCAAGTCCCACGGCATTCCAGATTCGCGCAGCGGTCGAGGCAGTCGAGAATGGCCAAGGCGCATTGCTGATCGTGAAGAACTACACCGGCGACAAGCTGAATTTCTCGATCGCTGCAGAGCTCCTGGGCACCGAACGGCAACTGGAGATCGTGGTGGTCGACGACGACCTCGCGACAGTGTCGACAGACAACGACGGCCCTGGAAGGCGAGGCACTGCGGCAGTGATTGCCGTGGAGAAGATATGCGGCGCTGCAGCGGAGCGAGGGTTCGCGCTTGCCGAGGTAGCCGAACTGGGCCGTCGGGTGGTCTCGGCCTCGGCGACGCTCAGTGCCGCCTTCCGCTCATGTACACCTCCGGGACAGACCCGCCCTTCGTTCGAACTGGCACCAGGCGAGATGGAATTCGGAGTCGGTATCCACGGCGAGCGTGGCCGGGAGACTCGGCCGGCTGTGACCGCAGCGGAACTGGTGGAACAACTGGCAGCGCCGATCGTCGAGGCGATCAGCGCCGAGCGCGGCGGCGGAGTCATTGCGATAGTCAACGGTCTGGGAGCCACCCACGACCTCGAATTAGCTATCGCCACTGCCGAATTGAAATCATTTCTGGACGGGGCCGGTATTGCTCTGGACCGCGTCATTGCCGGGTCGTTTGTCACAGCCCTGGATATGCACGGACTCTCGATCACTCTGGTTCGTTCGACCGACGAGTTTCTGGATCTGTGGGATGCGCCGGTTCGAACCGCCGCGCTGTCCTGGTAA
- the dhaL gene encoding dihydroxyacetone kinase subunit DhaL, whose amino-acid sequence MTTLNVGDTHAWINRFAAQAEDQFDALTDLDRLVGDGDFGMNLRSGLRGAVRRIDLDPPSDPGGIFARVSDAFLDTGGTSGPLLGLWFGRIGAITGDAVTAEDFASALTAATSAVQRLGNAQVGHKTMVDAMVPAADALSDAAASGSTVFAALDAAAGAARRGAKSTRSMLARRGRATYVGEHARGVEDPGAAAIAMFFSAAQREGDPA is encoded by the coding sequence ATGACAACGCTGAACGTCGGCGACACGCATGCTTGGATCAATCGATTTGCCGCCCAGGCCGAAGACCAGTTCGATGCCCTCACCGACCTCGACCGGCTCGTCGGTGACGGGGACTTCGGTATGAATCTGCGCTCCGGTCTGCGCGGCGCGGTGCGCCGGATCGACCTGGATCCGCCGTCTGACCCCGGTGGGATATTCGCTCGCGTGTCCGACGCTTTTCTCGACACCGGCGGCACTAGCGGACCACTGCTCGGGCTGTGGTTCGGCAGGATCGGAGCGATAACCGGAGATGCCGTCACCGCAGAAGATTTTGCGTCTGCTCTGACGGCGGCGACCTCGGCGGTTCAGCGCTTGGGCAATGCGCAGGTGGGTCACAAGACAATGGTCGATGCCATGGTTCCAGCCGCTGACGCGTTGTCGGATGCCGCAGCCTCCGGATCGACCGTCTTTGCTGCGCTGGACGCTGCCGCCGGCGCGGCGCGGCGCGGGGCAAAGTCGACGCGCTCGATGCTTGCGCGGCGTGGACGCGCTACGTACGTGGGTGAACATGCCCGTGGTGTCGAAGATCCGGGTGCAGCCGCGATCGCGATGTTCTTTTCTGCGGCGCAGCGGGAAGGTGATCCGGCGTGA
- a CDS encoding 3-keto-5-aminohexanoate cleavage protein, with translation MNDLRDKVIVTVAPTGGFLTAADNPHIPTQPQQIAADVARCHSAGASVAALHARRPDDQATCDAAIYRHMNTLVRERCDIVLNNSTGGGVNGDMVRTRSDGSRVVDWDARLQGLYGGADTCTLDAITAYVISPVGEVLMDTPPSRAAELASAMRALGITPEWEAFSPTHLLQEIRDLTAGYPGPHLVNLVLGLDHTFQNAMPYSPKNLQEMVEYLPENSVFSVSISGSDQIRGLTHALVLGGHVRVGIEDYPFLETGEPAENVRLVENIVGIVESLGLQPATPDEARAILGLDRTDG, from the coding sequence GTGAACGATCTCAGGGACAAGGTGATTGTGACGGTTGCCCCCACAGGCGGCTTCCTCACAGCGGCGGACAACCCACATATCCCGACACAGCCCCAGCAGATTGCCGCGGATGTTGCGAGATGTCACAGCGCCGGCGCGAGTGTGGCGGCGCTGCACGCACGCAGACCGGACGATCAAGCGACGTGCGACGCTGCCATCTATCGCCATATGAACACGCTGGTCCGTGAACGTTGCGACATCGTGCTGAACAACTCGACCGGTGGTGGCGTCAACGGTGACATGGTGCGTACCCGCAGCGACGGAAGTCGCGTCGTCGACTGGGACGCGAGGCTGCAGGGCCTGTACGGCGGCGCCGACACGTGCACGCTGGATGCGATCACCGCGTATGTGATCTCTCCGGTTGGTGAGGTGCTGATGGATACGCCGCCGAGTCGCGCAGCCGAACTCGCGTCCGCCATGCGCGCGCTGGGAATCACCCCGGAGTGGGAAGCGTTCAGTCCCACCCATCTGCTGCAGGAAATCCGGGACCTCACCGCCGGATATCCGGGGCCCCACCTCGTCAACCTGGTTCTCGGTCTCGACCACACTTTTCAGAATGCGATGCCGTACTCCCCGAAGAACTTGCAGGAGATGGTGGAGTACTTGCCGGAGAATTCCGTCTTCTCGGTGAGCATCAGTGGTAGCGATCAAATACGTGGACTCACCCATGCGCTCGTGCTCGGCGGACACGTACGGGTAGGGATCGAGGACTATCCATTTCTCGAGACCGGCGAGCCGGCCGAGAACGTCCGGTTGGTGGAAAACATCGTCGGGATCGTCGAGAGTCTCGGATTGCAACCGGCGACCCCGGACGAAGCCAGGGCCATACTCGGATTGGACCGCACTGATGGATAG
- a CDS encoding IlvD/Edd family dehydratase gives MDRTLRSQDWFGGNDLNAFIHRSWMKNQGIPDRMFDGRPVIGICNTYSELTPCNAHFRDLAEQVRLGIIEAGGFPVEFPVMSLGETIIRPTTMLYRNLVSMDVEESIRANPVDGVVLLCGCDKTTPALVMGAASCDLPTIVVSGGPMLNGRHQGKTVGSGTSVFEMSEAVRAGCMSECEFRAAESAMSRSPGHCNTMGTASTMASIVEALGLTLPGNAAIPAVDSRRRVLARDSGVRIVEMVAENLTMSAVVDRRSLENAIRVNTAIGGSTNAVVHLLAIAGRLEIPLELADFGEQSRDVPLLVNLMPSGTFLMEDFFYAGGLPAVIAELGDALHRDALTVTGKTLGENNSGEVVWDSDVIRSTETPLREQAGIAVLTGNLAPNGAVIKPSAASPELLSHVGRAVVFHGMDDFTARIDSPDLDIEADDVIVLTGAGPKGFPGMPEVGNLPLPRKLLEQGVRDMVRISDARMSGTAFGAVVLHVAPEAAAGGPLGAVRDGDMIELDVQRGVLRLLVDDEELAQRLLALPLPAAKFTSGYQRLFVDHVMQADRGVDFDFLVGKRGTEVHGDNH, from the coding sequence ATGGATAGAACACTACGATCACAGGATTGGTTCGGTGGCAACGATCTCAATGCCTTCATCCACAGATCGTGGATGAAAAACCAGGGCATCCCCGACCGAATGTTCGACGGACGTCCGGTTATCGGAATCTGCAACACCTATTCAGAACTCACTCCGTGTAACGCCCATTTCCGGGACTTGGCCGAGCAGGTTCGCCTGGGAATCATCGAAGCTGGAGGATTCCCCGTCGAGTTTCCGGTGATGTCGCTGGGAGAGACAATCATTCGACCGACGACGATGCTGTACCGCAACCTCGTGAGCATGGATGTGGAGGAGTCGATTCGGGCAAACCCTGTCGACGGCGTCGTATTACTCTGCGGCTGTGACAAGACCACTCCGGCGCTGGTGATGGGCGCCGCGAGTTGCGACCTTCCGACCATTGTCGTCTCCGGCGGGCCCATGCTCAACGGCCGTCATCAGGGTAAAACTGTGGGATCGGGGACGTCGGTATTCGAGATGAGTGAAGCCGTTCGAGCCGGTTGCATGAGCGAATGTGAGTTCAGGGCAGCCGAATCGGCGATGTCGCGGTCGCCGGGCCATTGCAACACGATGGGTACCGCCTCGACGATGGCATCGATCGTGGAGGCGCTGGGTCTCACTCTTCCGGGAAATGCGGCGATTCCCGCGGTGGACTCACGGCGGCGAGTCCTGGCGCGAGACAGCGGGGTTCGGATCGTGGAGATGGTGGCCGAGAATCTTACGATGTCCGCGGTGGTGGACCGACGGTCGCTGGAGAACGCGATCAGAGTCAACACGGCCATCGGTGGTTCCACCAACGCTGTGGTGCACTTACTTGCCATCGCGGGAAGGCTGGAGATACCACTGGAACTCGCTGACTTCGGTGAGCAGAGCCGAGACGTTCCGCTACTGGTCAACCTCATGCCTTCTGGCACATTCCTGATGGAAGACTTCTTCTACGCCGGCGGCCTGCCTGCAGTGATCGCCGAACTCGGCGACGCACTTCACCGGGATGCACTGACAGTCACCGGTAAAACGCTGGGCGAGAACAATTCCGGTGAAGTGGTGTGGGACTCTGACGTCATCCGCAGCACGGAAACTCCGCTGCGTGAGCAGGCGGGAATCGCAGTGCTGACGGGGAATCTCGCACCGAACGGTGCCGTGATCAAGCCGTCCGCCGCGTCACCTGAGTTGCTGAGTCATGTGGGGCGTGCAGTCGTCTTTCACGGAATGGACGACTTCACTGCACGTATCGACTCACCGGATCTCGACATCGAAGCTGATGACGTCATCGTTCTCACGGGTGCGGGACCGAAGGGATTCCCCGGGATGCCCGAGGTGGGTAACCTGCCGCTTCCACGGAAACTGCTGGAGCAGGGCGTACGAGACATGGTGAGGATCTCCGACGCGCGAATGAGTGGAACTGCATTCGGTGCCGTGGTGTTGCACGTTGCGCCGGAGGCGGCCGCGGGTGGACCGCTTGGCGCCGTCCGAGACGGTGACATGATCGAACTGGATGTTCAGCGTGGCGTGCTGCGCCTTCTCGTCGACGACGAGGAGTTGGCGCAGCGACTTCTGGCGTTGCCGCTGCCCGCGGCGAAGTTCACGAGTGGGTATCAGCGACTGTTCGTCGATCATGTGATGCAGGCTGACAGGGGAGTAGATTTCGACTTCCTCGTGGGGAAACGCGGAACGGAGGTCCATGGTGACAATCACTGA
- a CDS encoding SDR family oxidoreductase has protein sequence MTITERAARVATERAGRVVVVTGAGSGLGRAMATGLLDAGHHVVLVGRNREKLEAVAEGYERANVHSADVSSADSVRELFAAVSARFGRLDVLINNAGTFGPSGSVDEIDPAAWNETVAANLTGVFLCAREAVRIMKTQDPRGGRIINNGSLSAHTPRPASAAYTATKHGVSGLTKSISLDGREFDICCSQIDIGNASTDMTAGVSHSARQADGTTKPEPTFDPRHVADTVVQLIDLPLDVNIPTLTIMANRMPYVGRG, from the coding sequence GTGACAATCACTGAGCGGGCCGCTCGCGTTGCAACTGAGCGGGCTGGTCGGGTTGTAGTGGTGACGGGTGCGGGATCGGGGCTCGGCCGCGCCATGGCCACGGGCTTACTCGATGCCGGACACCATGTCGTGTTGGTTGGCCGGAACAGGGAGAAGCTCGAAGCGGTAGCCGAAGGGTACGAGCGTGCGAATGTGCATTCCGCGGACGTCTCGTCGGCCGACTCGGTTCGCGAACTCTTCGCTGCGGTGTCGGCAAGATTCGGCAGACTCGATGTGCTGATCAACAATGCGGGGACTTTCGGGCCCTCGGGAAGCGTGGACGAGATTGATCCGGCTGCCTGGAACGAGACCGTCGCGGCCAACCTCACCGGCGTGTTTCTCTGTGCACGGGAGGCAGTTCGGATCATGAAGACTCAAGATCCTCGAGGTGGCCGCATCATCAACAACGGTTCGCTGTCCGCGCACACGCCGAGACCGGCGAGCGCTGCTTACACGGCCACCAAACACGGCGTTTCCGGATTGACGAAGTCGATATCCCTCGACGGCCGCGAGTTCGATATCTGTTGCAGCCAAATCGATATCGGTAACGCCTCAACGGATATGACTGCGGGTGTCAGCCACTCGGCCAGGCAGGCTGACGGTACAACGAAGCCCGAACCGACTTTCGATCCGCGTCATGTGGCCGATACCGTTGTGCAGCTGATAGATCTGCCGTTGGATGTCAACATTCCGACGTTGACCATCATGGCCAACCGCATGCCGTACGTCGGACGTGGCTGA
- a CDS encoding IclR family transcriptional regulator — protein MSPIHRTDGEISAIGRSTEILKTFRDSSGVLSAAALVRRTGMAKTTVYRMVDDLVRVGLLERQGTNYRLGLLLFEIGESVPRQRNLREAARRHLSALREATGHNVGLAVLDGFDVVYLDVFRGDDGPRLPQQIGGRWPAHASCSGKAILAFTDLADVAIPDILKAHTENTITDPELFHSELDRVRKRGVAFDRQEALPRIVGAAAPIFGPDEDVLGAISISGMAGRINLTRIDAAVRTTAIAISRDLSNAQSVVRPVLQRR, from the coding sequence GTGAGTCCCATTCATCGGACCGATGGCGAGATTTCAGCGATCGGTCGATCCACCGAGATCTTGAAGACATTCCGTGACAGCTCAGGCGTTCTCAGCGCTGCAGCGCTGGTCCGTCGTACCGGCATGGCAAAAACGACCGTGTATCGAATGGTCGACGATCTTGTCCGCGTCGGGTTGCTCGAACGACAAGGTACCAACTACCGACTCGGCCTGCTGCTGTTCGAGATCGGTGAATCCGTTCCACGGCAGCGCAACCTCCGTGAAGCAGCGCGGCGGCACCTCTCGGCCCTTCGTGAAGCAACCGGGCACAATGTCGGCCTCGCAGTCCTGGACGGTTTCGACGTGGTGTACCTGGATGTCTTCCGCGGCGACGACGGTCCACGCCTTCCACAACAGATCGGGGGTCGATGGCCGGCACACGCAAGTTGTTCCGGCAAAGCAATATTGGCGTTCACCGACCTAGCCGACGTCGCGATTCCCGACATCCTGAAAGCACACACCGAGAACACCATCACAGATCCCGAACTCTTCCACAGCGAACTGGATCGGGTCCGAAAGCGAGGCGTTGCCTTCGACCGCCAAGAAGCCCTTCCTCGAATTGTCGGCGCAGCTGCGCCTATCTTCGGTCCCGACGAGGACGTTCTCGGCGCCATCTCCATCTCCGGAATGGCCGGCCGCATCAATCTGACCCGGATCGATGCGGCCGTGCGAACCACTGCAATCGCTATCTCACGTGACCTGTCGAACGCACAGTCCGTTGTCCGGCCGGTGCTGCAGCGACGCTGA
- a CDS encoding GNAT family N-acetyltransferase yields MTQDIETSSLHIREVPWSDPDAEELRGAMAAEVGPRYSDRVSDVDRAAANSVDPQSVHLTVVVYASDSETVEPQAVGHATLRWNGADLELKRMYVSPTHRGCGVSTLLLDAVEDAARKAGRPRLILQTGDRQPDAVRLYEKSGYSRIPIFSPYEVMPFSNCFEKVFG; encoded by the coding sequence ATGACACAAGACATCGAGACTTCGTCCCTGCATATTCGCGAGGTGCCGTGGTCCGATCCTGATGCCGAGGAACTACGCGGCGCAATGGCTGCCGAAGTGGGACCGCGGTACTCCGATCGCGTATCCGACGTCGACCGTGCCGCTGCAAATTCGGTTGACCCACAATCAGTTCACCTGACTGTGGTGGTGTACGCCAGTGACAGCGAAACCGTCGAACCACAAGCGGTGGGTCATGCCACACTTCGTTGGAACGGCGCGGATCTGGAATTGAAGCGGATGTACGTCAGCCCCACACATCGCGGATGCGGAGTATCCACTCTCCTCTTGGACGCGGTCGAGGATGCAGCCCGGAAGGCTGGGCGGCCACGCCTGATTCTCCAGACCGGGGACCGTCAACCCGACGCAGTCAGATTGTATGAAAAGAGCGGATATTCGCGGATACCGATCTTCTCTCCTTACGAAGTAATGCCGTTTTCGAACTGTTTCGAAAAAGTCTTCGGGTAG